The sequence below is a genomic window from Candidatus Neomarinimicrobiota bacterium.
GCGGAGGACAAGGCGGCCGGAATGTAGAATACCTGCAGTCCGAGGCATTCGCCGGGCAGAACCTCCCCTTCTCCGAAGCGGTACGCGTCGGAAACATGCTCTACCTGTCCGGGCAAGTGGGCAACAGACCGGGATCGCTTGAGGTGGTGGAAGGGGGTATCGGCCCCGAGACGCGGCAGACGATGGAGAACATCAAGGATGTCCTCGAGCGCTACGGCTCATCGCTGGATGAAGTGGTTAAGTGTACCTGCATGCTAACGGACATCTCCGAGTGGGGCGACATGAGCAAAGTCTACGCCGAGTTCTTTCCCGATCGGAAGCCCGCCCGCAGCGCCTTCGCCGGTACCGGCCTCGCCCTCGGCGCCAAAGTGGAGATCGAGTGCTGGGCAACGGTAGATTAACGTGGTAGCGA
It includes:
- a CDS encoding RidA family protein, producing the protein MRKMTVTAGITLLCFACSGGGQGGRNVEYLQSEAFAGQNLPFSEAVRVGNMLYLSGQVGNRPGSLEVVEGGIGPETRQTMENIKDVLERYGSSLDEVVKCTCMLTDISEWGDMSKVYAEFFPDRKPARSAFAGTGLALGAKVEIECWATVD